In Flammeovirgaceae bacterium 311, one DNA window encodes the following:
- a CDS encoding glucose-methanol-choline oxidoreductase (COG2303 Choline dehydrogenase and related flavoproteins): MNLNIKSTKQNTYDAIVVGSGISGGWAAKELTEKGLKVLLLDRGWNLEHGKGYETAMKDPWEFKYRGKLTQKQKEEHPYMIRTHIFYDHNAHYWLKDIDSPYEEEKRFDWFRPNIVGGKSIMWGRQSYRFSEMDFEANLKDGIAVDWPIRYKDLAPWYDYVERFAGISGEKLGLSHLPDSKFLPPMELNCLEKEVKKGIESNFRGRFLTIGRVANLTVPHNGRASCQYRNLCMRGCPFGAYFSTQSATLPAAMATGNLTLRPNALVSSVIYDEEKGKATGVQIIDSQTNEMINYYASIIFLNASTLGTTSILLNSTSDRFPNGLGNSSEQIGKNLMDHHFRIGAEGEYDGFQDQYYYGRRANGIYIPRYRNLGGEKRNYVRGFGYQGGASRENWQKGIAELGFGADFKESLINPGKWKMGLVGFGECLPYEENKVTLNKDKLDKWGQPTLKFDCEFKENENLMRQDMMNDAAEMLEAAGIKHVKTYDRGSYPGMAIHEMGTARMGRDPKTSVLNAFNQMHDVPNVFITDGSAMTSSGCQNPSLTYMALTARACDYAVSEMKKRNL, encoded by the coding sequence ATGAACCTAAATATTAAATCCACCAAACAAAATACTTACGATGCCATTGTGGTTGGCTCTGGCATTAGCGGTGGATGGGCCGCTAAAGAGCTAACGGAAAAAGGGCTTAAAGTACTCTTACTGGACAGGGGCTGGAATCTGGAGCATGGAAAAGGATATGAAACAGCCATGAAGGATCCCTGGGAATTTAAATACAGGGGAAAGCTGACCCAAAAACAGAAAGAAGAGCATCCCTACATGATCAGAACCCATATTTTTTATGATCATAATGCTCATTACTGGCTAAAAGACATCGACAGCCCTTACGAGGAAGAAAAGCGGTTCGACTGGTTCAGACCCAATATTGTAGGCGGTAAGTCCATTATGTGGGGCAGACAATCATACCGCTTTAGTGAAATGGATTTTGAAGCCAACCTAAAGGATGGAATAGCTGTAGACTGGCCCATTCGTTACAAAGACCTGGCCCCCTGGTATGATTATGTTGAGAGGTTTGCCGGCATTAGTGGAGAAAAGCTTGGGCTATCCCATTTGCCAGACAGTAAATTCCTGCCTCCTATGGAGCTGAACTGCCTGGAAAAAGAAGTAAAAAAGGGTATTGAGTCGAACTTCAGGGGAAGGTTTTTAACCATTGGCCGTGTAGCGAATCTCACTGTTCCTCATAACGGAAGGGCTTCCTGCCAGTACAGAAACCTGTGCATGAGGGGGTGTCCGTTCGGTGCTTACTTCAGCACGCAGTCTGCTACCCTGCCAGCCGCAATGGCTACGGGTAATCTTACCTTACGCCCTAATGCGCTGGTAAGCTCCGTTATTTATGATGAGGAGAAAGGTAAAGCTACCGGAGTTCAGATAATAGATTCTCAGACCAATGAAATGATTAACTATTATGCCAGCATTATTTTCCTGAATGCCTCAACCCTGGGAACTACCTCCATATTGCTGAATTCAACATCCGACAGATTCCCTAACGGACTGGGGAATTCCAGCGAACAGATAGGTAAAAATCTGATGGACCATCATTTCAGGATTGGAGCTGAGGGTGAATATGATGGTTTTCAGGATCAATACTATTATGGACGCCGTGCCAATGGCATATACATACCCAGGTATAGAAATCTGGGAGGTGAAAAGCGCAACTACGTCAGGGGCTTTGGCTACCAGGGTGGCGCCAGCAGAGAAAACTGGCAAAAAGGAATTGCAGAGCTGGGCTTTGGTGCAGATTTTAAAGAATCGCTGATCAATCCGGGCAAATGGAAAATGGGTCTGGTTGGCTTTGGCGAATGCCTGCCCTATGAAGAAAATAAAGTTACCCTGAATAAAGATAAACTGGACAAGTGGGGGCAACCAACACTTAAATTCGACTGTGAATTCAAGGAAAATGAAAACCTGATGCGCCAGGATATGATGAATGATGCAGCTGAAATGTTGGAGGCAGCAGGCATCAAACACGTAAAAACCTACGACAGAGGCTCATATCCCGGCATGGCAATTCATGAGATGGGCACCGCACGCATGGGCCGCGACCCTAAAACCTCAGTTTTGAATGCCTTTAACCAGATGCACGATGTTCCTAATGTTTTTATTACCGATGGATCGGCCATGACTTCTTCGGGCTGCCAGAACCCATCGCTCACCTATATGGCTTTAACTGCACGGGCGTGTGATTATGCCGTTAGCGAAATGAAAAAGAGAAATTTATAA
- a CDS encoding sulfatase (COG3119 Arylsulfatase A and related enzymes) translates to MIKHLSIRILFISALLTAGLISCETGKSKVSEAAIPAKPNFVIIFTDDMGYGDLGVYGHPTIKTPHLDNMAAEGQKWTSFYSAANVCTPSRAALLTGRYPLRTGMCGDKTRVLFPDSEGGLPASEITIAKALKNAGYRTAAIGKWHLGHLPQYLPTSHGFDSYYGIPYSNDMDGVEAGEDIDEFKDPKIEYFNVPLMRNEDIIERPADQNTITKRYTEEAVKFIKKNKQSPFFLYLAHSLPHVPLFVSEAFRGKSERGLYGDVIQEIDWSVGQILETLKKEGLDKNTFVVFTSDNGPWAIFNEQAGSTGPLFGAKGISYEGGVRVPAIFWWPGKIKPAVISKMGATLDLLPTISNLAGVSLPDDRVYDGIDLSPVLMDEDSNPRNELIYYHGTKIFAARKGDFKLYFYSGNPQGFPARLVKLEAVQLYNLAHDPSEKYELAAQHPEVIKDIITMVKNHQSMMVPASSQLERRIVRKEATPAKI, encoded by the coding sequence ATGATAAAACACTTATCTATCAGAATCTTATTTATTTCTGCATTATTAACAGCAGGCTTAATCTCCTGTGAGACAGGGAAAAGCAAGGTGTCAGAAGCCGCCATTCCAGCTAAGCCTAACTTTGTAATTATTTTCACAGATGATATGGGCTATGGAGATTTGGGTGTTTACGGCCATCCTACCATAAAAACCCCGCATTTAGATAACATGGCTGCAGAAGGACAAAAATGGACCAGCTTTTACTCTGCTGCTAATGTTTGCACACCTTCCAGGGCGGCCTTATTAACAGGCAGATACCCTCTCAGAACAGGTATGTGTGGTGATAAAACAAGAGTGTTGTTCCCGGATTCCGAGGGGGGCCTGCCTGCATCTGAAATAACCATTGCAAAAGCTTTGAAAAATGCAGGTTATCGCACGGCAGCCATTGGTAAATGGCATCTGGGACATCTGCCCCAATATCTCCCCACCAGTCACGGCTTTGATTCGTATTATGGAATTCCTTACAGCAACGACATGGATGGAGTGGAGGCAGGAGAAGACATTGATGAGTTCAAAGATCCTAAAATTGAATATTTCAATGTGCCTTTAATGAGAAACGAAGACATTATTGAAAGACCTGCAGACCAAAACACCATTACCAAAAGGTATACCGAAGAGGCCGTTAAATTTATTAAGAAAAATAAACAAAGTCCTTTTTTTCTATATCTGGCACATTCCCTGCCACATGTTCCGCTCTTTGTTTCTGAAGCGTTCAGGGGCAAAAGTGAAAGAGGACTTTATGGCGATGTTATCCAGGAGATCGACTGGAGCGTAGGCCAGATTCTAGAAACATTAAAAAAAGAAGGACTGGATAAAAATACTTTTGTGGTGTTCACCTCAGATAATGGTCCATGGGCAATATTTAATGAGCAGGCGGGAAGTACTGGACCTTTGTTTGGTGCGAAAGGTATCAGCTATGAAGGCGGGGTGCGTGTACCTGCCATTTTCTGGTGGCCAGGAAAAATAAAACCTGCTGTTATTTCAAAAATGGGAGCCACACTTGATCTTTTACCTACTATTAGTAACCTGGCTGGCGTAAGCCTGCCAGATGACCGTGTGTATGATGGGATTGACCTTTCACCTGTTCTTATGGATGAAGACAGCAACCCCAGAAATGAATTAATTTATTATCATGGCACTAAAATTTTCGCGGCAAGAAAGGGAGATTTTAAGCTTTACTTTTACAGTGGCAATCCGCAGGGTTTTCCGGCAAGATTAGTAAAGTTAGAAGCCGTTCAACTTTATAATTTAGCCCATGACCCCTCGGAAAAATATGAATTGGCGGCTCAACATCCCGAAGTTATAAAGGATATCATAACAATGGTGAAGAATCACCAATCTATGATGGTTCCAGCTTCCAGCCAACTGGAAAGGCGCATTGTCAGGAAAGAAGCAACACCAGCTAAGATATAA